A window of the Hordeum vulgare subsp. vulgare chromosome 5H, MorexV3_pseudomolecules_assembly, whole genome shotgun sequence genome harbors these coding sequences:
- the LOC123396769 gene encoding uncharacterized protein LOC123396769 — MPNAGDRLGRKQRGCPGAERGHPLPAREIPSSRTSSNQRAPRRHRLRAGFACRRPSTTARRRGAGEGSPAAEGEGRGDGVAACIAPGRERRGGLLFFNRVCREEAGPRVAPPTICTYNILMHSCCPSPSTSNASMLATIMACTLRLTGSSCHAARNLADTTPAAAAPAASTVSGLPAVPTLSAVPTDTVILMPSMPSVTLPTVPQVTLPPMPAIVVPKAVLPPMPTVTLLIVTMAPMTAIVVPKVTLLPLPFVPNVNVHMPFAAPPPSA, encoded by the exons ATGCCGAACGCCGGAGACCGCCTCGGCCGCAAGCAAAGAGGTTGCCCCGGAGCCGAACGTGGACATCCGCTCCCCGCACGCGAGATCCCCTCCTCCCGGACGAGCAGCAACCAGAGAGCACCCCGACGCCACCGGCTCCGCGCAGGTTTTGCCTGCCGGAGGCCATCGACAACGGCGAGGAGGAGAGGAGCTGGTGAGGGGAGTCCGGCTGCGGAGGGGGAGGGACGGGGGGACGGGGTCGCTGCCTGTATCGCCCCGGGGAGGGAGCGGCGCGGGGGCCTCCTATTCTTCAACCGCGTCTGCCGAGAAGAAGCAGGGCCGCGGGTGGCGCCGCCCACAATCTGCACCTACAACATACTCATGCACAGCTGCTGCC CTAGCCCTAGCACTTCCAACGCGAGCATGTTGGCCACGATCATGGCGTGCACGCTCCGCCTCACCGGCAGCTCGTGCCACGCCGCCCGCAACCTGGCCGACACGACGCctgcggccgccgctccggctgctAGCACCGTATCTGGCCTGCCGGCCGTGCCGACCTTATCTGCCGTACCCACGGACACGGTCATCCTGATGCCATCCATGCCGTCGGTCACCCTCCCCACCGTGCCGCAGGTGACTCTCCCACCCATGCCAGCCATCGTCGTGCCCAAGGCGGTGTTGCCGCCGATGCCCACGGTCACCCTCCTCATAGTGACGATGGCTCCGATGACCGCGATTGTCGTGCCCAAGGTGACGCTGCTGCCGTTGCCCTTCGTCCCGAATGTGAACGTGCATATGCCGTTTGCGGCGCCACCCCCGTCGGCATAG